The Synechococcus sp. MU1617 genome window below encodes:
- a CDS encoding HAMP domain-containing sensor histidine kinase: protein MALRSLPSLRVWLQSTSLLAVVAGYTALFAFGSALADAERSERHQRLVNQIRNGLSAGELSLPLPQGFGVQVALVPADSRDESPTLRRIDGAYWLISRSTLPSLASSNALMEVRQNITASVQSQRRDQLLLIAAAGMSLLLVSLLFRLVLWRGLIMPLQSLADELSSLGADSLGQRTLDQVGQSQELQPIVEAFNQLQSRLAEAWQRERRFVDGVAHELRTPITVISGHAQSLQAELPEASQAKLALIAAEAERLGELLSVMFDLARSDAGRLTLELEPLDPELVVLDAYERLQSLAPARLRLAPPFEGEMPRITADVERLQQCLAALVDNALGYSVGMVQLAVSASSDVVTLHVRDQGPGIPEGERAQVLERFVRGSTSIGTRGSGIGLAIVKLLMQAMQGELLIGDAPEGGADLQLRFKILAPPPAP from the coding sequence GTGGCGCTGCGCTCTCTTCCGTCTCTACGGGTCTGGTTGCAATCCACTTCCTTGTTGGCGGTGGTGGCGGGCTACACCGCTTTGTTCGCTTTTGGTTCAGCGCTGGCAGATGCGGAACGGTCGGAGCGGCATCAGCGGCTGGTGAATCAGATCCGCAATGGCCTCAGCGCTGGTGAGCTCTCGTTGCCACTGCCCCAGGGTTTTGGGGTCCAAGTTGCACTGGTGCCTGCTGATTCACGGGATGAATCACCAACGTTGCGCCGGATCGACGGGGCCTATTGGCTGATCAGCAGAAGCACGCTGCCTTCTCTGGCTTCCAGCAATGCGCTGATGGAGGTACGGCAGAACATCACCGCATCGGTTCAGAGCCAACGACGGGATCAATTGTTGCTGATTGCCGCAGCGGGGATGTCGCTTTTGCTGGTGTCGTTGCTGTTCCGACTGGTGCTCTGGCGTGGCCTGATCATGCCATTGCAGTCGCTCGCCGATGAGCTTTCCTCCCTCGGTGCCGATTCCCTTGGCCAGCGGACTCTGGATCAAGTCGGACAGTCGCAGGAACTGCAGCCGATCGTCGAGGCCTTCAACCAGTTGCAATCACGCCTGGCGGAGGCATGGCAGCGGGAACGGCGCTTTGTGGATGGCGTCGCCCATGAATTGCGCACTCCGATCACCGTGATTTCCGGCCATGCCCAGAGCCTGCAAGCTGAGCTGCCTGAGGCGAGTCAAGCCAAGCTGGCTTTGATTGCTGCAGAAGCGGAGCGCCTCGGGGAGTTGCTCAGCGTGATGTTCGATCTAGCCCGCAGTGATGCCGGCCGACTCACCCTTGAGTTGGAACCCCTGGATCCTGAGCTTGTGGTGCTGGATGCCTACGAGCGGCTGCAATCTTTGGCCCCGGCTCGGCTGCGTTTGGCACCGCCGTTTGAAGGTGAGATGCCGCGCATTACGGCCGATGTCGAACGGCTGCAGCAGTGTCTCGCGGCTCTTGTCGACAATGCCTTGGGTTACTCCGTAGGCATGGTGCAGCTGGCTGTGTCGGCCTCATCTGACGTTGTGACTCTGCATGTGCGCGATCAAGGCCCCGGCATCCCCGAGGGGGAAAGAGCTCAAGTTCTTGAACGGTTTGTGCGCGGTAGCACCTCGATCGGCACCCGAGGCAGCGGCATCGGTCTGGCCATCGTCAAGCTGCTGATGCAAGCGATGCAAGGCGAGCTGCTGATCGGTGATGCCCCGGAGGGTGGAGCCGACCTGCAATTGCGCTTCAAGATTTTGGCTCCCCCACCCGCGCCATGA
- a CDS encoding type IV pilin protein, which yields MTSLNSKLQLALLNRKKGRNLVEKGFTLVELMIVIVIVGILSAVALPNFLSQTDKAKATEAKSVSSAYLKQIYAAYQEGGLSAAGAAIGTGSIPCPAETRYFTFNCPDPENAQTNQIVATGNSTSGSLLGSTITSSVYLTAQAAVAEVPSSTDPVTGAVTPGQPAIPALSSGTIVIGNPVASGG from the coding sequence ATGACTTCCCTCAATTCCAAGCTTCAGCTGGCACTGCTCAACCGCAAAAAAGGTCGCAATCTGGTCGAGAAGGGCTTCACGCTCGTGGAGCTGATGATCGTGATTGTGATTGTTGGCATTCTTTCCGCAGTTGCGCTTCCAAACTTTCTAAGCCAAACGGATAAAGCCAAAGCAACTGAAGCAAAAAGCGTATCAAGTGCATATCTCAAACAAATCTATGCGGCATACCAGGAAGGCGGCTTATCAGCAGCAGGAGCCGCTATAGGAACTGGGAGCATCCCGTGCCCAGCAGAAACTAGATATTTCACATTTAACTGCCCAGATCCAGAGAACGCACAAACCAATCAGATTGTCGCCACGGGCAATTCAACAAGCGGGAGTCTCTTGGGATCAACCATCACATCATCGGTATATTTAACTGCCCAAGCGGCCGTAGCAGAAGTACCAAGTTCTACCGACCCTGTGACCGGCGCCGTAACCCCCGGACAACCAGCAATTCCGGCATTATCAAGTGGAACTATTGTGATCGGCAATCCAGTAGCGAGTGGAGGCTAG
- a CDS encoding type IV pilin protein: MKQPHKGFKRLAIRQFESTQLKHDTLGFTLSECMMTVAIAGILSSIALPNYLNQVNRTRQNEVASTVAQIQTTIASYADEFGLLPESWADLNETAAIMTNSGPADKNNFSDITLPNEYYTIRINNANNKFTITALRIDEQDLYVIGCLDLTNGASTIIKGPKEKEPEEPSNEPKAVMNDFCPHPSTANEPNVGTT, encoded by the coding sequence ATGAAACAACCTCACAAAGGCTTTAAACGATTAGCCATCAGGCAATTCGAATCCACCCAGCTCAAGCATGACACTCTTGGCTTCACACTTAGCGAGTGCATGATGACAGTGGCAATCGCAGGGATACTTTCAAGCATTGCGCTCCCAAACTACCTCAACCAAGTTAATCGAACACGACAAAATGAAGTAGCTTCGACGGTTGCTCAAATCCAAACAACGATCGCTTCCTACGCCGATGAGTTTGGTCTGCTTCCAGAAAGCTGGGCCGATTTAAATGAGACGGCAGCAATCATGACGAACTCAGGCCCTGCAGATAAAAACAACTTTTCAGACATTACTTTACCAAACGAGTACTACACAATAAGAATTAATAATGCGAACAATAAATTCACCATCACTGCATTACGAATCGACGAACAAGATCTTTATGTCATTGGATGCCTGGATCTGACCAATGGCGCCAGTACCATCATCAAAGGCCCAAAAGAGAAAGAACCTGAAGAACCCTCAAATGAGCCTAAAGCAGTCATGAATGACTTTTGCCCTCATCCGTCAACCGCAAATGAACCTAATGTTGGGACCACCTAA
- a CDS encoding response regulator transcription factor, with product MSPEPSRLLIVDDDPELLRFLMEELSGAGHHCTGCDNGQDALLHWRQEQFDLVVLDWTLPDFSGVELCRRLRSSGNTTPVLMLTARDDVDERVQALDAGVDDYLTKPFNLKELHARVRARLRRGGYEQDARGEASGIALGDLLLDPIERCVQRGERGIALSQREFELLLFLVRNADEVQSRQTILDAVWGMPFVGDPNTLDVYMGYLRKKVEAKGEPQLLHTVRGVGFMARVGEPKS from the coding sequence GTGAGCCCGGAGCCGAGCCGGCTGCTGATCGTCGATGACGACCCGGAACTGCTGCGGTTCCTCATGGAGGAACTCAGCGGCGCCGGCCACCACTGCACCGGCTGCGACAACGGTCAGGACGCACTGCTGCATTGGCGGCAAGAACAGTTCGATCTGGTGGTGCTCGACTGGACGCTACCGGACTTCTCTGGTGTGGAGCTGTGCCGCCGCCTGCGCAGCAGCGGCAACACCACCCCGGTGTTGATGCTCACCGCCCGCGACGATGTGGACGAACGGGTTCAGGCTCTCGACGCAGGCGTGGACGACTACCTGACCAAGCCGTTCAACCTCAAGGAACTGCACGCCCGGGTGCGAGCCCGGCTGCGTCGCGGCGGCTATGAACAAGACGCGCGCGGCGAAGCCAGCGGCATTGCACTCGGTGATCTGCTGCTGGATCCGATCGAACGCTGTGTGCAAAGGGGAGAGCGCGGCATTGCGCTCTCGCAGCGGGAGTTTGAACTACTGCTGTTCCTAGTGCGCAATGCCGACGAAGTGCAGTCGCGCCAAACGATTCTCGATGCCGTGTGGGGTATGCCATTTGTTGGCGACCCCAACACCCTCGATGTCTACATGGGCTACCTGCGCAAGAAGGTAGAAGCCAAAGGAGAGCCACAACTGCTGCACACGGTGCGGGGTGTGGGCTTCATGGCGCGGGTGGGGGAGCCAAAATCTTGA